The Acidimicrobiales bacterium DNA segment CGCGACGGAACGTCTCCAGGGACCCGCCCAGGCCTTCTTCGTAGGCCTGCCCCAGCCACCCGATGAGGTACTTCACCTCGCGGACCTGGGTGTAGAGCGGGAGCTGGAGGACGGTGCCCCCGGTGGCGCCGGCGCCGAGGGCCAGGAGGGTGGCCGAGGCCAGCTCCCCGTCGGCGTCGCGGTGCACCACCAGCGCCGTGCGGGTCGGCTCGACCAGGGCCCGGTAGCCGGGCTCGGACGGGTCGTTGGTGCCCTCGACCAGTCGCCCGCCCCGGCTGTCGCTGATGCGGTCGGCCCCCACCAGGCCGAGCACCGGGATGGCGGCGATGAGCAACACCAGGGCGGCCCCGAAGGCGGCCGAGCGGGCGGTGAGGCGCCGCCGCCCACCCGCGGCCGGCTCCGGTTCGGGGCCGGGGTCGGGCTTGGGCTCGGCGGCCAGGACGGGGCCGCCGGCCGGGATGGGCCCGCCGGCCGGGACCGGCGACGCCGGCCGCTCAGGCGGTGGTGGTGGCGGGGCGGGGGGCGGCGGGGGCGACGCCTGGGGCCCGGTGGGGCCGGGAGCCGCCGGCGGGGCCGGCGGCGCTGGGGTGGGGTTCGCGCCGGCCCGGCGGTCGCCCGGGGCCGGCGGCGTCGGGGGCGGGCCCTCCGGGCGGGCCAGGGGCTCGTCGCCCGGCCCGGCCAGGAGCCGGTCGAGGGAGCGGAGGTCGTAGGCCACCGTCGACAGGTCGCTCGGGTCCTCCCCGGGCCGGGGCGGAGGGGTCGGTGCGCTCTCGGCCCCGACCTCCGGCGACCCGCCCGAGGGGGGAGGCGGGTCCGCGGGCTCCTTTGGAGCCGGCCCGGGTCCCCCCCGCTCGCGCCGCGGCCGGGGTGGGGCCGGGTCGAGGGGTGCAGGGGTGGGGCCGTCGTCCACGTCGGCCAGCAGAGCTGCCAGCCGTGCCGCCGCGTCCGAACGGGTCCTCCTGCCATCCGGGGATGGCGGATCGCTCACCGGGCCCACGATAGAGGCCGGCCGGCCGAGCCGAAGAGCCGCCCCGCCGGCTCCCGCCGGCGTCCCGCCCGAGTCACGGCCGGTAGAGCCGACGACGACCGATGACGTCGATCACGCCGGGGGCCACCAGGACGTCGATCGGGTGACCGGCGGCCACGTCGGCCCGCAGGCGGGAGCTGGACACGTCGAGCTGCTCCAGGTCCACGTGGACCAGGTCGGCGCCGGGCAGGACCACGGGGCCGGGGGCACCGGGCCGGGCCACCACCGCCAGCCGGGCCTGGGCCAGGAGCTCGTCGGGGCGCTCCCAGGTGGGCACCAGGGCGGCGGCGTCGGTGCCCAGGATGACGGTGACGGGCCGATCGGGTCGCTCGGCCCGCAGCTCGGCCACCGTGTCGACGGTGTAGGAGGGCCCCTCCCGCCGCACCTCGGCATCGCTGACCTCCAGGCCCGGCACGCCGAGCGCCGCGGCCCGGGCCATCTCCAGGCGGATCGGGGCCGGGGTCACGGCCCGGACCCGCTTCTGCCACGGGTCGCCGTTGGGGACGAGCAGCACGACGTCGAGCTCGAGGGCGTGGCGCACCATCACAGCGGCCCGCAGGTGGCCGATGTGGGGAGGGTCGAACGTGCCGCCCAGGACCCCGATCCCGCGGTTTCCGCCCTCCCCGGTGACCGACGTCACCGTGCGATCCGGAAGCCGCTGGGCAGGGTCACGGTTGCACCGTAGCCACCCCCCCTCGGGACCCTTGGTGGGGCCCCCTTTCGGAATACTGGGAGGGGGTATCAAGTTGGAGAGACGGCAATGAGCGATTCAGTCGGACAGTACCTCAACGAGATCGGCCTGGTCCCCCTGCTCACCGCCGATGAGGAGCGGGAGCTTGCCCAGGTCATCGAGGCGGGCGTGGCCGCTCGCCAGCGCCTCGCCGACGGCGAGGACGGCGCCGAGCTGCGGCGGGCCGACCGGGCCGCCGAGCGGGCCAAGGACCGGTTCATCCGGGCCAACCTGCGCCTGGTGGTGAGCGTGGCCCGCCGCTACCCCCTGCCGCCGGGCATGGAGCTCCTGGACCTGGTCCAGGAGGGCAACATCGGCCTGGAGCACGCGGTCGACAAGTTCGACTGGCGCAAGGGCTTCAAGTTCTCCACCTACGCCACGTTCTGGATCCGCCAGGCCATCGGCCGGGCCCTGGACCAGAAGGCCAGCCTGATCCGGCTGCCGGGCGATCGCTCGGCCAGCCTGCGGGCGGCTCTCCGGCAGGTCTCCGGCGACGGCGACGAGCTCGACGTCGAGCACGCCACGCTCCACCGGCTCACCACGCCGACCTCGCTCGACCGCACCGTGGGCGACGACGACGGCAACGAGCTGATCGACCTCCTGGCCGACGACAAGGCCGGCCCGGAGACCATCGTGATGGCCCGGGCCGAGGAGGACTACGCCACCAGCCTCCTGGAGGTGCTGGAGCCCCGGGCCCGCTACGCCGTCGAGCAGCGCTTCGGCATCAACGACGGGCGCAAGCGGTCCTACCGCGAGGTGGGCGACGAGCTGGGCGTCACCGCCGAGGCGGCCCGCCGGCTGGTCAAGCGAGCGGTCCACACCGTGCGGTCCGAGGCCGAGGCCCGGATCTCCGCGGCCTAGACTGAGCACATCGTCTAGTCGAACATCGATTGCGGCCGTTCTTGACCAGAGCGGGCCGCGCATGGGCCGGGCCGATTAGGCGAAACGCGCTTTGCATCCGAGGCGAAGAGCGGGCACGCTGGGGGCATGCTCACCACCGAGCGCCCTCTCGATGACGCCTCCGCC contains these protein-coding regions:
- a CDS encoding sigma-70 family RNA polymerase sigma factor, producing MSDSVGQYLNEIGLVPLLTADEERELAQVIEAGVAARQRLADGEDGAELRRADRAAERAKDRFIRANLRLVVSVARRYPLPPGMELLDLVQEGNIGLEHAVDKFDWRKGFKFSTYATFWIRQAIGRALDQKASLIRLPGDRSASLRAALRQVSGDGDELDVEHATLHRLTTPTSLDRTVGDDDGNELIDLLADDKAGPETIVMARAEEDYATSLLEVLEPRARYAVEQRFGINDGRKRSYREVGDELGVTAEAARRLVKRAVHTVRSEAEARISAA
- the nadD gene encoding nicotinate-nucleotide adenylyltransferase encodes the protein MTSVTGEGGNRGIGVLGGTFDPPHIGHLRAAVMVRHALELDVVLLVPNGDPWQKRVRAVTPAPIRLEMARAAALGVPGLEVSDAEVRREGPSYTVDTVAELRAERPDRPVTVILGTDAAALVPTWERPDELLAQARLAVVARPGAPGPVVLPGADLVHVDLEQLDVSSSRLRADVAAGHPIDVLVAPGVIDVIGRRRLYRP